One Ctenopharyngodon idella isolate HZGC_01 chromosome 9, HZGC01, whole genome shotgun sequence DNA window includes the following coding sequences:
- the lmo7a gene encoding LIM domain only protein 7 isoform X10, with protein sequence MEWRPQSAVGYEAAYSEAQRWIEAVTKKKFGSSNFRSSLENGLLLCDLINKIKPGIIKKLNRLSTPIAGLDNISLFLKACAKLGLKEAQLFHPGDLQDLSTRVTVKRQESSRRLKNVLITIYWLGRKAHADPFYNGPYLKLKAFEGLLGTALYKALEDCTSLRGSARNSTCRDSWYSEKEELFPLRSGHRREDSLDSLDSLGSRTYSTSSDATLKGSSEGCGSDPEADLSFTMSESKEYRRSMVLTPKTTTQFNQFLPTKDKQTGYVPAPLRKKRAERNEDNRRSWASPMFTEDDGTFSRLLQKSSDSKGSKSVSDITEDETNLSASTIELRFEELQKMRARLKENEDKWQDDLTKWKNKRRSVNSDIVKKKEEREQIEQITSSGARKSKTFKEMQDGREGREQSNFRDRFNSSVDDVFEDPVPRTRTLPARSYTVDVPYAPKDKPSQPSIPSLREKEPVAGTLVSDQTDFPSKPDRSSPDIPISMNNSIQESKTTTQNLLDDPVPAFSDSVIKPTSMIKPISVSKPSSVLNSSDLISNTKPVENSSSPISSLYKPNSMDTKQSGLAQVSASLPKSYQRSDSARLPSVVTPRPFGTQANRITSLPRAFTMDDSLKRTNGETDSLKKTTVSNRYAQYVKEDDDVSQESPKHSSDEDERSEGRTPSPVPPVNKVSPLLKSSFPLVPPNEVDYSEMRISLNQKPNSSRDFGFQNDWDSTGVRVKSVVPGSTAEHGQVKVGDEILTVNGHRVADMSYNEWKSSMEEALQQGSLLMDIRRHGKNNWGRDLPSLPFKSHKTINLTSLDPLGPSEPYLSTNLDFTSQQTKDNVVKTVNVSSQPGNNHGSNGINGGFREDSENVNNKESESISMKNLKRRSEFFEQGSKGLTVSSLVYLCGGSDTAISNLPMPSITTSTTRWSWDPEEERKRQEKWQKEQERLLQEKYKKDQEKLDEEWRKAQQDLVKAGSKDYEEEMELDRHNLYSPLSSIRQPTVSWEEQEASRLAQQEEERKKREEERLRLEDEKKREKERLRLEEERKKREEERLQLEVERRKQQEQERLEEERKREEEKRKKREEERQRLEEERRKREEERRKKEEQERLEEQRWKREEEERLLQEKERNRREEERSRLEEQKRFQDQDKVDSFGYTNVYPELSYSHRSISKSTPELDEVAKPDIKGVYSRHRGLAGWLLEEELRRKKNPQIQKKQAASELELERRSILNAMKYRDPERASGGLGEVSRDYKKEPLTQAEVERKQILQEMRKKTSLNTDNSWIRQQSSASVTPKEPVDLPIRRGESLDNLDMPRSSWRSSWSASNSTSLIPDYSRPHSALSGSSSYYSGRPGSATLPASQSMSSLKQSWSPSPTTPEPEPQAPLRNRSVSGRKICSFCNTPLGKGAAMIIESLGLCYHLNCFKCSDCRSDLGGSQAGAEVRIRNQQLYCNSCYMRLKTGQPTSM encoded by the exons GACAACATCAGCCTCTTCCTAAAAGCCTGTGCAAAGCTCGGACTAAAAGAGGCCCAACTTTTCCATCCAGGAGACCTGCAAGACTTATCCACACGTGTGACTGTCAA ACGCCAGGAGAGCAGCAGGAGGCTCAAAAAT GTTCTGATCACCATATATTGGTTGGGCAGAAAGGCACATGCTGATCCATTTTACAATGGACCTTACCTAAAACTAAAGGCTTTTGAGGGATTACTTGGCACAGCACTATATAAG GCACTAGAGGATTGCACATCACTGCGGGGCAGTGCACGAAACAGCACTTGTAGAGATAGCTGGTACTCAGAGAAAGAAGAGCTCTTCCCACTACGGTCCGGACACAGGAGAGAAGACTCTCTAGACAGCCTCGACTCGCTGGGCTCCAGAACTTACAGCACATCCTCAGACGCTACACTCAAAGGAAGCAGCGAGG GTTGTGGTAGTGACCCTGAAGCAGATCTGAGCTTCACGATGTCAGAAAGTAAGGAATACCGCCGTTCGATGGTCTTAACCCCTAAGACCACCACTCAGTTCAATCAGTTCCTGCCAACAAAGGACAAGCAGACGGGCTATGTTCCAGCACCATTACGCAAGAAACGCGCTGAGCGAAATGAAGACAACAGAAGAAGCTGGGCTAGCCCTATGTTCACAGAAGATGACGGCACTTTTTCTAG ACTGCTCCAGAAAAGCTCTGATAGTAAAGG gaGCAAATCAGTGAGTGACATCACTGAAGATGAGACGAACCTCAGCGCCTCGACGATAGAGTTGCGCTTCGAAGAGCTGCAGAAGATGCGTGCTCGGTTGAAGGAGAATGAAGATAAATGGCAAGAT GATCTTACAAAGTGGAAGAATAAGCGCAGGAGTGTGAATTCTGACATTGTGAAgaaaaaagaggagagagaacagATCGAGCAGATCACTTCAAGCGGCGCTAGGAAATCAAAGACCTTCAAGGAAATGCAGGATGGGAG AGAGGGCCGTGAGCAAAGCAACTTCAGGGACCGATTTAACTCAAGCGTTGATGATGTCTTTGAAGATCCTGTACCCAGAACTAGAACTCTGCCAGCACGTAGCTACACCGTTGACGTCCCTTACGCCCCCAAGGACAAACCTTCCCAACCCTCCATACCATCTCTAAGAGAAAAGGAACCCGTGGCTGGCACGCTGGTATCAGATCAGACTGATTTTCCATCCAAACCTGATCGCTCTAGTCCAGATATCCCAATTTCAATGAATAACAGCATTCAGGAGAGCAAAACAACAACCCAAAACCTTCTGGATGATCCAGTTCCTGCTTTCTCCGACAGCGTGATTAAGCCCACCAGCATGATCAAGCCCATCAGCGTCAGTAAACCCAGCAGCGTTCTCAACAGCTCGGACTTGATTAGCAACACTAAGCCAGTTGAGAACTCCAGCAGCCCCATTAGCTCATTGTATAAGCCCAATTCAATGGATACAAAGCAGTCTGGGCTGGCTCAAGTTTCTGCCTCCCTCCCCAAGAGCTACCAGAGATCAGATAGCGCAAGACTCCCCTCTGTAGTCACGCCCAGGCCATTCGGCACACAGGCCAACCGAATAACCTCTCTTCCCAGAGCATTCACG ATGGACGACTCTCTTAAGCGCACcaatggagagacagacagcCTCAAGAAAACTACAGTTTCCAACCGCTATGCTCAGTATGTGAAAGAGGATGACGATGTCTCCCAGGAAAGCCCTAAGCACAGCAGTGACGAAGATGAGAGATCAGAGGGGAGAACCCCGTCTCCTGTCCCTCCGGTCAACAAGGTGTCGCCCCTGCTTAAATCTTCATTCCCACTCGTCCCTCCCAATGAG GTGGACTACAGTGAGATGAGGATCAGCCTGAACCAGAAACCCAACAGTAGCCGGGACTTTGGCTTTCAGAACGACTGGGACTCCACTGGGGTCCGTGTCAAATCTGTAGTTCCAG GCAGCACAGCGGAGCACGGTCAGGTTAAGGTTGGAGATGAGATCCTTACGGTGAACGGGCACCGGGTGGCAGACATGAGCTATAATGAGTGGAAGAGCAGTATGGAGGAGGCCTTGCAGCAGGGAAGTCTGCTTATGGACATCCGCAGACATGGCAAGAATA ACTGGGGCAGAGACCTACCTTCCCTTCCATTTAAAAGCCATAAGACCATCAATCTGACCAGTCTGGATCCTCTAGGTCCCTCTGAGCCATATCTCAGCACCAACCTGGATTTCACATCCCAACAAACCAAGGACAACGTTGTGAAAACTGTGAATGTCAGCTCACAGCCAGGCAAT AATCATGGCTCAAATGGGATAAATGGAGGCTTCCGTGAGGATTCAGAGAATGTGAATAATAAAg AATCTGAATCCATTTctatgaaaaacttaaaaaggAGATCAGAGTTTTTTGAACAAG GCTCTAAAGGGCTCACAGTCAGTTCTCTGGTCTACCTCTGTG gtggatcTGATACAGCAATATCAAAT CTTCCCATGCCCTCCATTACTACATCCACTACACGCTGGTCCTGGGATCCAGAAGAAGAGCGCAAACGACAAGAGAAGTGGCAGAAAGAGCAGGAGCGTTTGCTGCAG GAGAAGTACAAAAAAGACCAAGAAAAACTTGATGAGGAGTGGAGAAAGGCACAGCAAGATCTTGTGAAGGCAGGCTCCAAAGATTATGAGGAG GAGATGGAGCTGGACAGACACAACCTCTACTCCCCTCTGTCCTCCATCAGACAACCCACTGTTTCATGGGAAGAGCAAGAGGCTTCCAGATTAGCCCAGCAAGaggaagaaaggaagaaaagagAAGAGGAGAGGTTACGTTTAGAGGacgagaaaaaaagagagaaagagaggctgCGGTTagaggaagagaggaaaaagagagaggaagagaggcTGCAGTTAGAGGTAGAAAGGAGAAAACAACAGGAACAAGAGCGTCTTGaggaagagaggaagagagaagaagaaaagaggaagaaaagagaaGAGGAGAGGCAGCGTttagaggaagagaggagaaaaagagaggaagagaggaggAAGAAGGAAGAACAAGAGCGCCTTGAGGAACAGAGGTGGaagagagaagaggaagagcgcCTCCTTCAGGAAAAAGAGAGGAACAgaagagaggaggagaggagtCGACTGGAAGAGCAGAAGAGATTTCAGGATCAAGA TAAGGTGGACTCCTTTGGCTATACCAATGTTTACCCTGAATTATCCTACTCACACAG GTCCATTTCCAAATCCACTCCAGAACTTGATGAGGTTGCAAAACCAGATATTAAAG GTGTGTACAGCAGACACAGGGGTCTGGCAGGATGGCTGCTGGAGGAGGAATTGAGGCGAAAGAAAAACCCTCAGATCCAGAAAAAGCAGGCAGCGAGTGAGCTTGAGCTCGAGAGGAGGAGCATCCTCAATGCCATGAAATACAGAGACCCAGAGAGAG CAAGCGGTGGTTTGGGTGAGGTCAGCAGGGACTATAAGAAAGAGCCTCTAACTCAGGCTGAAGTGGAAAGGAAACAGATCCTTCAAGAAATGAGGAAGAAGACTTCCTTGAACACAGACAACAGCTGGATTCGCCAGCAGAGCTCTGCCAGTGTCACCCCCAAAGAACCAGTTGATCTTCCCATAAGGAG GGGCGAGTCTCTTGACAACCTCGATATGCCTCGTTCCTCCTGGAGATCATCATGGAGCGCATCTAACAGCACCTCGCTCATACCAGATTACAGCCGTCCTCATTCGGCCCTCTCTGGCTCCTCGTCGTACTATAGTGGACGTCCAGGGTCTGCCACTCTGCCGGCATCTCAGTCCATGAGCTCCCTCAAGCAGTCCTGGTCTCCATCCCCAACTACACCAGAGCCAGAGCCTCAAGCTCCACTACGGAATAG GTCAGTGAGTGGCAGGAAAATCTGTTCGTTCTGTAATACACCACTGGGCAAAGGAGCAGCCATGATCATCGAGTCCCTGGGGCTCTGTTATCATTTGAATTGTTTTAAG TGCTCTGACTGCAGGTCTGATTTGGGAGGCTCACAAGCAGGAGCAGAAGTCAGAATACGAAACCAACAGCTCTACTGTAACTCCTGCTATATGCGACTCAAAA CTGGTCAGCCCACATCCATGTGA